From one Nocardioides yefusunii genomic stretch:
- a CDS encoding MarR family winged helix-turn-helix transcriptional regulator: protein MPSPSRDERDPIRDAREQWIRHGWSEAADGMAMVTSLVRAQQLLMEQIDAVLRPLGLTFARYEVLQVLFFTRANSMAMTRLGSLLQVHPTSVTSAVDRLVKQGFVERLRDPDDGRVVLAAITDAGREVLTRATAGLNGSVFEQPGLAPDAVARLTGLLGELRTAHGDHVVTGH from the coding sequence GTGCCCAGCCCCAGCCGCGACGAACGCGACCCGATCCGCGACGCCCGCGAGCAGTGGATCCGGCACGGGTGGTCCGAGGCCGCCGACGGCATGGCCATGGTCACGTCGCTGGTGAGGGCCCAGCAGTTGCTCATGGAGCAGATCGACGCGGTCCTGCGCCCCCTGGGGCTCACCTTCGCGCGCTACGAGGTCCTGCAGGTGCTCTTCTTCACGCGAGCCAACTCCATGGCCATGACTCGCCTGGGTTCGTTGCTCCAGGTGCACCCGACCAGCGTCACGAGCGCCGTCGACCGCCTGGTGAAGCAGGGGTTCGTCGAGCGCCTGCGCGACCCCGACGACGGCCGCGTGGTGCTGGCCGCGATCACCGACGCCGGCCGCGAGGTGCTCACCCGCGCCACGGCCGGCCTTAACGGTTCGGTCTTCGAGCAGCCGGGCCTGGCCCCGGACGCCGTCGCGCGCCTGACCGGACTGCTGGGCGAGCTGCGCACCGCGCACGGCGACCACGTGGTCACCGGCCACTGA
- the fabG gene encoding 3-oxoacyl-ACP reductase FabG, whose protein sequence is MSKPVAVVTGAARGIGAAIAQRLAAEGHPVAVLDLDATAGAEVVAAITAAGGTAAAYGVDVSDEAAVESGVARITEELGPVGVLVNNAGILRDNLLFKMSVSDWDQVMGVHLRGAFLMSRACQASMTTSGWGRIVNLSSASALGNRGQANYSAAKAGLQGFTRTLALELGKFGVTVNAIAPGFIETEMTVATAERMGTDFADLKAAASKTIPVGRIGAPDDVAHAVAYFVSEGAGFATGQTLYLTGGPGI, encoded by the coding sequence ATGAGCAAGCCCGTCGCCGTCGTCACCGGCGCAGCCCGCGGCATCGGTGCCGCCATCGCCCAGCGCCTCGCCGCCGAGGGCCACCCCGTCGCCGTCCTCGACCTCGACGCCACCGCCGGAGCCGAGGTGGTCGCCGCGATCACGGCAGCCGGCGGCACCGCGGCGGCCTACGGCGTCGACGTCTCCGACGAGGCCGCGGTCGAGTCCGGCGTCGCCCGGATCACCGAGGAGCTCGGCCCTGTCGGCGTCCTGGTCAACAACGCCGGCATCCTGCGCGACAACCTGCTCTTCAAGATGTCGGTCTCCGACTGGGACCAGGTCATGGGCGTGCACCTGCGCGGCGCCTTCCTGATGTCGCGCGCCTGCCAGGCGTCCATGACCACGTCCGGCTGGGGACGCATCGTCAACCTCTCCAGCGCCTCCGCGCTGGGCAACCGCGGGCAGGCCAACTACTCCGCCGCCAAGGCCGGTCTGCAGGGATTCACCCGCACCCTGGCCCTGGAGCTCGGCAAGTTCGGGGTGACGGTCAACGCGATCGCCCCGGGCTTCATCGAGACCGAGATGACGGTGGCCACCGCCGAGCGCATGGGCACCGACTTCGCCGACCTCAAGGCCGCCGCGTCGAAGACGATCCCGGTCGGTCGCATCGGTGCCCCCGACGACGTGGCCCACGCGGTCGCGTACTTCGTCAGCGAGGGTGCCGGCTTCGCGACCGGCCAGACGCTCTACCTGACCGGCGGCCCCGGCATCTGA
- a CDS encoding rhomboid family intramembrane serine protease, whose translation MAQVTPFPSPRRQQRSRWITAAAWSGGFVALLWLVELLDVLSGNQLDDDGIRPLDPDGLVGVLLAPFLHGSWAHLLSNTGPLLVLGFLVLLSGVGRWLQVMITVMVVSGLGTWVVGGAGTVHIGASGVVFGLLAYLLVRGWFARDLKQIAVGVLVFLVYGSLLWGVLPTQVGVSWQAHLFGAVGGVVAAWMLDRREAPALRG comes from the coding sequence ATGGCCCAGGTCACCCCGTTCCCCTCGCCGCGTCGTCAGCAACGGTCGCGATGGATCACCGCCGCTGCGTGGAGCGGCGGGTTCGTGGCGTTGCTGTGGCTCGTCGAACTCCTCGACGTGCTCTCCGGCAACCAGCTCGACGACGACGGCATCCGTCCGCTCGATCCCGACGGTCTGGTCGGCGTCCTGCTCGCGCCGTTCCTGCACGGCAGCTGGGCCCACCTGCTCTCCAACACCGGTCCGCTGCTGGTGCTCGGATTCCTGGTGCTGCTCTCCGGCGTGGGTCGATGGCTGCAGGTGATGATCACCGTGATGGTGGTCTCGGGGCTGGGCACCTGGGTCGTCGGCGGCGCGGGCACCGTCCACATCGGCGCCTCGGGCGTCGTGTTCGGGCTGCTGGCCTACCTGCTGGTGCGCGGGTGGTTCGCGCGCGACCTGAAACAGATCGCCGTCGGCGTGCTGGTCTTCCTGGTGTACGGGTCCCTGCTGTGGGGCGTGCTCCCCACCCAGGTGGGCGTCTCGTGGCAGGCCCACCTGTTCGGCGCCGTCGGCGGAGTGGTCGCGGCGTGGATGCTGGACCGCCGCGAGGCACCTGCGCTGCGGGGCTGA
- a CDS encoding 3-hydroxybutyryl-CoA dehydrogenase, which yields MQKVGVVGGGLMGSGIAEVCARAGLDVIVVESTEASAEAAKGRMTKSLERAESKGKIESAAAVLEGIRFVTDLEQLHDRDLVIEAIIEDEEIKTQLFRDLDRIVASPDAILASNTSSIPIMKLGVVTSRPERVIGIHFFNPVPVLKLVELVPSIVTDPAVTEIARTFVEGTLGKEAIDCKDRAGFVVNALLIPFVLSGIRMVESGFASPEDIDKGLVLGAAHPQGPLALADLIGLDTTKAVAESLYEEFKEPLFAAPPLLNRMVEAGLLGRKTGRGFYTYN from the coding sequence ATGCAGAAGGTAGGAGTCGTCGGTGGCGGCTTGATGGGTTCGGGCATTGCAGAGGTCTGTGCACGCGCCGGTCTGGACGTCATTGTCGTCGAGTCGACCGAGGCGTCCGCCGAGGCCGCCAAGGGTCGCATGACCAAGTCCCTGGAGCGCGCCGAGTCCAAGGGCAAGATCGAGTCCGCCGCGGCCGTCCTCGAGGGCATCCGCTTCGTGACCGACCTCGAGCAGCTCCACGACCGTGACCTCGTCATCGAGGCCATCATCGAGGACGAGGAGATCAAGACCCAGCTCTTCCGTGACCTCGACCGCATCGTCGCCTCCCCGGACGCCATTCTCGCGTCCAACACCTCCTCGATCCCGATCATGAAGCTCGGCGTCGTCACCTCGCGCCCCGAGCGCGTCATCGGCATCCACTTCTTCAACCCGGTGCCCGTGCTCAAGCTCGTCGAGCTCGTGCCGTCGATCGTCACCGACCCGGCCGTCACCGAGATCGCCCGCACCTTCGTCGAGGGCACCCTCGGCAAGGAGGCCATTGACTGCAAGGACCGCGCCGGCTTCGTCGTCAACGCGCTCCTGATCCCGTTCGTGCTGTCGGGCATCCGCATGGTCGAGTCCGGCTTCGCCTCGCCCGAGGACATCGACAAGGGCCTCGTGCTCGGCGCCGCGCACCCGCAGGGTCCGCTCGCCCTGGCCGACCTCATCGGTCTCGACACCACCAAGGCCGTCGCGGAGTCCCTCTACGAGGAGTTCAAGGAGCCGCTGTTCGCTGCCCCGCCGCTCCTCAACCGCATGGTCGAGGCCGGCCTGCTCGGTCGCAAGACCGGTCGCGGTTTCTACACCTACAACTGA
- a CDS encoding nuclear transport factor 2 family protein translates to MSDFVTRLERYYATIDSGDLDGGVALLAPDVRFAILLPGTPVRGESRDGVKAYLEGRPAGVRRVHVPQHRSTDGDLEFVYGAVVENDERTTGHFLASARIGADGLIRGYQVAFDPDLGLTALD, encoded by the coding sequence ATGTCCGACTTCGTCACCCGCCTCGAGCGCTACTACGCAACGATCGACTCCGGCGACCTGGACGGCGGCGTCGCCCTGCTCGCTCCCGACGTCCGGTTCGCGATCCTGCTGCCCGGCACCCCCGTGCGGGGCGAGAGCCGCGACGGCGTGAAGGCCTACCTCGAAGGACGCCCCGCCGGCGTCCGTCGGGTGCACGTCCCGCAGCACCGCAGCACCGACGGCGACCTCGAGTTCGTCTACGGCGCCGTGGTCGAGAACGACGAGCGCACCACCGGCCACTTCCTGGCCAGCGCCCGGATCGGCGCCGACGGCCTGATCCGCGGCTACCAGGTCGCCTTCGACCCGGACCTGGGCCTCACGGCCCTCGACTGA
- a CDS encoding acetyl-CoA C-acetyltransferase, which produces MPEAVIVSTARSPIGRAMKGSLKDLRPDDLAATMVREALAAVPQVEAAMVDDLMLGCAQPAGEHGHNMARAVSILAGLHETPGVTVNRYCSSSLQTTRMALHAIKAGEGDVFVSAGVEMVSRYFNGLADAPEESKNPLFAAAAERSRALVASGADWSDPVLEGGLPDYYQGMGFTAENVARITGVTRAEQDAFAARSQNRAEASIASGFWASDITPVTLPDGTVVSADDGPRAGTTVERLAEMQPAFRPDGTVTAGNCCALNDGAAALVVMSDRRAAELGIQPLARIVSTGVSGLSPEIMGLGPVEASRRALALAGMGVGDIDLFELNEAFAAQVIPSMRQLGIDEDKVNVHGGAIAVGHPFGMTGARMTSTLINALRWDDKERGLMTMCVGGGQGMAMVLERLS; this is translated from the coding sequence ATGCCTGAAGCCGTGATTGTCTCGACTGCCCGATCGCCCATCGGTCGTGCGATGAAGGGGTCCCTCAAGGACCTCCGCCCCGACGACCTGGCCGCCACGATGGTCCGCGAAGCACTCGCTGCGGTGCCCCAGGTCGAGGCCGCGATGGTCGACGACCTGATGCTCGGCTGCGCCCAGCCTGCCGGCGAGCACGGCCACAACATGGCCCGCGCCGTCTCGATCCTCGCGGGCCTGCACGAGACCCCCGGCGTGACCGTCAATCGCTACTGCTCCTCCAGCCTGCAGACCACCCGCATGGCGCTGCACGCGATCAAGGCGGGGGAGGGGGACGTCTTCGTCTCGGCAGGCGTGGAGATGGTCAGCCGCTACTTCAACGGGCTCGCCGACGCGCCCGAGGAGTCGAAGAACCCCCTCTTCGCCGCGGCCGCCGAACGCAGCCGCGCCCTCGTCGCGAGCGGAGCCGACTGGAGTGACCCGGTCCTCGAGGGTGGACTGCCCGACTACTACCAGGGGATGGGTTTCACCGCCGAGAACGTCGCCCGGATCACCGGCGTCACGCGTGCGGAGCAGGACGCGTTCGCGGCCCGCAGCCAGAACCGCGCCGAGGCCTCCATCGCCTCGGGTTTCTGGGCCTCCGACATCACCCCGGTCACCCTGCCCGACGGCACCGTGGTCTCGGCCGACGACGGCCCGCGCGCGGGCACCACGGTCGAGCGTCTCGCCGAGATGCAGCCGGCGTTCCGCCCCGACGGCACCGTGACGGCCGGCAACTGCTGTGCCCTCAACGACGGCGCCGCGGCACTCGTGGTGATGAGTGACCGCCGAGCCGCCGAGCTCGGCATCCAGCCGCTGGCCCGCATCGTCTCCACCGGCGTCAGCGGTCTCTCGCCCGAGATCATGGGCCTGGGCCCGGTCGAGGCGTCGCGCCGAGCCCTGGCGCTCGCCGGCATGGGGGTCGGAGACATCGACCTGTTCGAGCTCAATGAGGCGTTCGCTGCCCAGGTCATCCCCTCGATGCGTCAGCTCGGCATCGACGAGGACAAGGTCAACGTCCACGGTGGGGCCATCGCGGTGGGGCACCCGTTCGGCATGACCGGTGCTCGTATGACGAGCACCCTCATCAACGCCCTGCGCTGGGACGACAAGGAGCGCGGCCTGATGACGATGTGCGTCGGCGGCGGGCAGGGCATGGCGATGGTGCTCGAGCGCCTCTCCTGA
- a CDS encoding TetR/AcrR family transcriptional regulator yields the protein MSTRDRIVEAAFSLFEEQGFEATTVEDVAERAGVGRTTFFRHFRAKEDAVLPDHELVVAAVDARLAQDDALATRVAAAARLVLEHYLEEGERARVRYRLSTSVPAIRRSEAAGQRAYQRTFKTAIKAELGSAVEARLEAELVANAVITAHNFVLRRWLRGETEDPFTEFDAAMVRATQPLHPERLATHHPDAHAVEAARRALPVLEELLPALRRLSDH from the coding sequence ATGTCGACCCGCGACCGCATCGTCGAAGCCGCGTTCTCCCTCTTCGAGGAGCAGGGGTTCGAGGCGACCACCGTCGAGGACGTCGCCGAACGCGCCGGCGTCGGACGCACCACGTTCTTCCGCCACTTCCGGGCCAAGGAGGACGCCGTCCTGCCCGACCACGAGCTCGTGGTCGCCGCCGTCGACGCCCGCCTGGCCCAGGACGACGCCCTCGCCACCCGTGTCGCCGCCGCCGCCCGACTCGTCCTGGAGCACTACCTCGAGGAGGGCGAACGGGCCCGCGTCCGGTACCGCCTGAGCACGTCGGTGCCCGCCATCCGTCGCAGCGAGGCCGCCGGACAGCGCGCCTACCAGCGCACGTTCAAGACCGCGATCAAGGCCGAGCTCGGCTCCGCGGTCGAGGCCCGCCTGGAGGCCGAGCTGGTGGCCAACGCCGTCATCACCGCCCACAACTTCGTGCTGCGCCGCTGGCTGCGCGGCGAGACCGAGGACCCGTTCACCGAGTTCGACGCCGCGATGGTGCGCGCCACCCAGCCGCTGCACCCCGAGCGCCTGGCCACCCACCACCCCGACGCGCACGCGGTCGAGGCCGCTCGACGAGCACTGCCGGTGCTCGAGGAGCTGCTCCCGGCCCTCCGCCGCCTCAGCGACCACTGA
- a CDS encoding FAD-dependent oxidoreductase, translating to MDQLDLLVIGAGMAGLTAATKAARDGLRVTVVEIGEDVGGSARFAGYAWTAPTREVMDEVNPGGGEALRHKIVDDFAAGIDFIRSVGVEAMPAQRILSFGQGHGFDTNQYVDTCRKLVTEAGGEVLVRTRTEELLLTDGRVVGARVTTPEGERELRARWTLLATGGFQADADLVREHVGALGDRMQLRSNPHSAGAGHRLATAAGAATGGENAGFYGHLVPSGVPFADPSDFVDLSLYYSEHALLFNLDNERFTDETLGDHLTTMELLDQPEARGLLVADARVHRDWIVASYVEGAVALDKYAVANRRGGRVGMAESLDELEYLPEEWGYDGAKIAAAIEQYNADTKAGTVTPGRELDPAPLDEGPWYVIECEPAITFPFHGVLIDTAARALSADGTPVPGLLCAGSDSGGVYHRGYAGGLANALVYGLTAAATAAGD from the coding sequence ATGGACCAGCTCGACCTCCTCGTCATCGGGGCCGGCATGGCCGGCCTCACCGCGGCCACCAAGGCCGCCCGTGACGGACTTCGCGTCACCGTGGTCGAGATCGGTGAGGACGTCGGCGGCTCAGCTCGCTTCGCCGGCTACGCCTGGACCGCACCCACCCGCGAGGTGATGGACGAGGTCAACCCCGGCGGCGGCGAGGCACTGCGCCACAAGATCGTCGACGACTTCGCAGCCGGCATCGACTTCATCCGCTCGGTCGGGGTCGAGGCGATGCCAGCGCAGCGGATCCTCAGCTTCGGCCAGGGACACGGCTTCGACACCAACCAGTACGTCGACACCTGCCGCAAGCTGGTCACCGAGGCGGGCGGCGAGGTGCTCGTGCGCACCCGCACCGAGGAACTGCTGCTCACCGACGGTCGCGTCGTCGGCGCCCGCGTCACGACCCCCGAGGGCGAGCGCGAGCTGCGTGCCCGCTGGACCCTGCTGGCCACCGGCGGTTTCCAGGCCGACGCCGACCTGGTCCGCGAGCACGTCGGCGCCCTGGGCGACCGCATGCAGCTGCGCTCCAACCCGCACAGCGCCGGCGCCGGCCACCGCCTCGCCACCGCAGCGGGCGCGGCCACCGGCGGCGAGAACGCTGGTTTCTACGGCCACCTCGTGCCGTCGGGCGTTCCGTTCGCCGACCCGTCGGACTTCGTCGACCTCTCGCTCTACTACTCCGAGCACGCACTGCTCTTCAACCTCGACAACGAGCGGTTCACCGACGAGACCCTCGGCGACCACCTGACCACAATGGAGTTGCTCGACCAGCCCGAGGCCCGCGGCCTGCTCGTCGCCGACGCCCGCGTGCACCGCGACTGGATCGTCGCCTCCTACGTCGAGGGCGCCGTGGCACTGGACAAGTACGCCGTGGCGAACCGTCGGGGCGGCCGGGTCGGCATGGCCGAGTCGCTGGACGAGCTCGAGTACCTGCCCGAGGAATGGGGCTACGACGGCGCCAAGATCGCCGCGGCGATCGAGCAGTACAACGCCGACACCAAGGCCGGCACCGTCACGCCCGGGCGCGAACTCGACCCGGCCCCGCTGGACGAGGGCCCCTGGTACGTCATCGAGTGCGAGCCGGCGATCACGTTCCCCTTCCACGGCGTACTGATCGACACCGCAGCGCGCGCCCTCTCGGCCGACGGCACCCCGGTGCCCGGCCTGCTCTGCGCCGGCTCGGACTCCGGTGGCGTCTACCACCGCGGCTACGCCGGCGGACTCGCCAATGCCCTGGTCTACGGTCTGACCGCCGCAGCCACCGCCGCCGGCGACTGA
- a CDS encoding phosphotransferase family protein has translation MPKTAPAPVDVIASAVAAATGDNRWNSLDMNLVTGGKSNLTYFLESAAGTLVLRRPPTGDLLPSAHDMLREARVQSALAASDVPVPRIVLVDSGDLLGVPCYVMERVAGHVVRDHLPVGWADDAESRRAVAFGFVDTLADLHAVDHEAVGLGDYGRPSGFATRQVRRWTGQWEASRSQDVPEIDLLAQRLAESVPVQQRSTLVHGDYRLDNVVLDASTPGTINAVLDWELSTLGDPMTDVALLDLFWNGPADRPLSLIPGVSHLPGFPSREEMLQRYSARSGAALDDLDWYRAFAHFKFAVITQGVSARSRAGDMAGQDFGDLDAEVLHLGRTGLALL, from the coding sequence GTGCCGAAGACCGCCCCCGCCCCTGTTGACGTGATCGCCTCGGCCGTTGCCGCCGCCACCGGCGACAACCGCTGGAACTCCCTGGACATGAACCTCGTGACCGGCGGGAAGTCCAACCTCACCTACTTCCTCGAGAGCGCCGCCGGCACCCTGGTGCTGCGCCGCCCACCGACGGGCGACCTGCTGCCCAGCGCCCACGACATGCTGCGCGAGGCCCGCGTCCAGTCCGCCCTGGCCGCCAGCGACGTCCCGGTCCCCCGGATCGTCCTCGTCGACTCCGGAGACCTCCTCGGGGTGCCCTGCTACGTCATGGAACGCGTCGCGGGCCACGTCGTGCGCGACCACCTGCCCGTGGGCTGGGCCGACGACGCCGAGAGCCGACGTGCAGTGGCGTTCGGCTTCGTGGACACCCTCGCCGACCTGCACGCCGTCGACCACGAGGCCGTGGGACTGGGCGACTACGGACGCCCCTCCGGCTTCGCCACGCGTCAGGTCCGCCGCTGGACCGGCCAGTGGGAGGCCAGCCGCAGCCAGGACGTCCCGGAGATCGACCTGCTGGCCCAGCGCCTCGCGGAGTCGGTGCCGGTCCAGCAGCGCTCGACCCTCGTCCACGGCGACTACCGCCTCGACAACGTCGTCCTCGACGCCTCCACCCCCGGCACGATCAACGCCGTCCTGGACTGGGAGCTCTCCACCCTCGGGGACCCGATGACCGACGTCGCCCTGCTGGACCTGTTCTGGAACGGCCCCGCGGACCGTCCGCTCAGCCTGATCCCCGGCGTCTCCCACCTGCCCGGCTTCCCGAGCCGCGAGGAGATGCTGCAGCGCTACTCCGCACGCTCGGGCGCCGCACTGGACGACCTCGACTGGTACCGCGCCTTCGCCCACTTCAAGTTCGCCGTCATCACCCAGGGGGTCTCGGCCCGTTCCCGTGCCGGCGACATGGCCGGACAGGACTTCGGTGACCTCGACGCCGAGGTGCTGCACCTGGGCCGGACCGGCCTCGCCCTCCTCTGA
- a CDS encoding acyl-CoA dehydrogenase family protein, with amino-acid sequence MDFSLSPRATETAENMWDFMRSHVFPAEPVWDEHLRTHGDHAHPPVMEDLKAEARRRGLWNLFHHKYSGMSNVEYATIAEITGWSPVIAPEAINCQAPDTGNMETLELFATPEQRERWLEPLLDGRIRSAFAMTEPEVASSDATNITTTIRREGDEYVINGRKWWITGVADERCEIFIVMGKTDPEADTHRQQSMVLVPRDTPGLEIVRSLPIFGYQDQHGHCELVFRDVRVPVSNLLAGEGDGFVISQARLGPGRIHHAMRAIGMAERALALMVDRATSRVAFGQPLSEFSNVQDAIAQSRIDIDQARLHVLDAAWKIDQFGAKGARSEISAIKVSAPAMATTVIDRAIELFGAMGVCDDTPLAYFYAWARVLRIVDGPDAVHRRTVARLEMRKTPPYVG; translated from the coding sequence ATGGACTTCTCCCTGTCACCCCGTGCCACCGAGACCGCCGAGAACATGTGGGACTTCATGCGTTCCCACGTCTTCCCCGCCGAGCCCGTCTGGGACGAGCACCTGCGCACCCACGGCGACCACGCCCACCCCCCGGTGATGGAGGACCTCAAGGCCGAGGCCCGCAGGCGTGGCCTGTGGAACCTCTTCCACCACAAGTACTCCGGCATGAGCAACGTCGAGTACGCCACCATCGCCGAGATCACCGGGTGGTCGCCGGTGATCGCACCCGAGGCGATCAACTGCCAGGCCCCCGACACCGGCAACATGGAGACCCTCGAGCTCTTCGCCACCCCCGAGCAGCGCGAGCGCTGGCTCGAACCCCTGCTGGACGGACGGATCCGCTCCGCGTTCGCGATGACCGAGCCCGAGGTCGCCTCCTCCGACGCCACCAACATCACCACCACGATCCGTCGTGAGGGCGACGAGTACGTGATCAACGGCCGCAAGTGGTGGATCACCGGCGTGGCCGACGAGCGCTGCGAGATCTTCATCGTGATGGGCAAGACCGACCCTGAGGCCGACACCCACCGTCAGCAGTCGATGGTGCTCGTCCCCCGTGACACCCCCGGCCTGGAGATCGTGCGCTCGCTGCCGATCTTCGGCTACCAGGACCAGCACGGCCACTGCGAGCTCGTCTTCCGCGACGTGCGCGTCCCGGTGAGCAACCTGCTCGCCGGCGAGGGCGACGGCTTCGTGATCTCCCAGGCCCGCCTGGGCCCGGGCCGCATCCACCACGCCATGCGCGCCATCGGCATGGCCGAGCGCGCCCTGGCCCTGATGGTCGACCGCGCCACGTCGCGCGTGGCCTTCGGTCAGCCCCTCTCGGAGTTCTCCAACGTGCAGGACGCCATCGCCCAGTCGCGCATCGACATCGACCAGGCCCGCCTGCACGTGCTCGACGCCGCCTGGAAGATCGACCAGTTCGGCGCCAAGGGCGCCCGCAGCGAGATCTCCGCCATCAAGGTCTCGGCCCCGGCCATGGCGACCACGGTCATCGACCGTGCGATCGAGCTCTTCGGTGCCATGGGGGTCTGCGACGACACCCCGCTGGCCTACTTCTACGCGTGGGCCCGGGTGCTGCGGATCGTGGACGGCCCCGACGCCGTGCACCGTCGCACCGTCGCACGCCTCGAGATGCGCAAGACCCCGCCCTACGTGGGCTGA
- a CDS encoding nitroreductase yields the protein MEITRLVDERASCRAFRPDPVDDAVIDAAFARAQKAPSWCNTQPWQVHLLSGEALASFAKVLGEHVATQPQRADLGLPTYTGVHADRRREAGRQMYAHLGIAREDHAARGAQMLRNFDFFGAPHLAVLTVDADLGSYGVLDCGGYLATLMLLLGDAGLGTCALGSLAMYSDVVRSHLGLEDDRLLVCGLAFGHPDSEARINDFRTARAPWTEAVTRHVR from the coding sequence GTGGAGATCACTCGACTCGTCGACGAGCGTGCCAGCTGTCGTGCATTTCGGCCCGACCCGGTGGACGACGCCGTCATCGACGCCGCGTTCGCCCGGGCCCAGAAGGCGCCGTCCTGGTGCAACACCCAGCCCTGGCAGGTGCACCTGTTGAGCGGAGAGGCGTTGGCGTCGTTCGCGAAGGTCCTCGGTGAGCACGTCGCCACCCAGCCGCAGCGTGCCGACCTCGGTCTGCCCACCTACACCGGCGTCCACGCCGACCGGCGACGCGAGGCCGGGCGCCAGATGTACGCCCACCTCGGCATCGCCCGTGAGGACCACGCGGCCCGCGGCGCGCAGATGCTGCGCAACTTCGACTTCTTCGGTGCCCCGCACCTGGCTGTCCTGACGGTGGACGCCGACCTCGGCAGTTACGGGGTCCTCGACTGCGGCGGGTACCTCGCGACGCTGATGCTCCTGCTCGGCGACGCCGGGCTCGGCACCTGCGCGCTCGGGTCGTTGGCAATGTACTCCGACGTGGTGCGCAGCCACCTGGGGCTGGAGGACGACCGGCTCCTCGTCTGTGGTCTTGCCTTCGGGCACCCTGACTCCGAGGCGCGGATCAACGACTTCCGCACCGCGCGGGCGCCGTGGACGGAGGCGGTCACGCGTCACGTCAGGTGA
- a CDS encoding acyl-CoA dehydrogenase family protein, with product MTHPWPQADPTVLTPVEEHDELRTVVRQVLTKYADRETVRAAADTAAGHDVALWKRLNEELEIGGLALSEQWGGSGFGLPELAVLLEEVGAALLPDPVLSSAVLGVRALTLADEVDRDLLAATVAGSVVVTVADLDTPCVPVATLSGDGAVRVTGRVERVVHGALAQHLVTAVDVEGEHVIALVDLAAAGVTVVPRTVVDLTRRQADVELEGVEARVLVGSGRAGSVARRLGLLRKVAVASEQSGAVSHLLDLVVEYVTQREQFSRPIGSFQAVKHRLADVLVDRERALSASRYAAAVLEQAMEDDEVPDDVELAVEVAAVVCQDAFVRTAHEAVQLHGGIGFTWEHRAHYYVRRALGDEGLGGGSARGRARVAALVEV from the coding sequence ATGACCCACCCCTGGCCGCAGGCCGATCCCACCGTGCTGACCCCCGTGGAGGAACACGACGAGCTGCGTACCGTCGTGCGACAGGTGTTGACCAAGTACGCCGACCGCGAGACCGTCCGCGCGGCGGCCGACACCGCTGCCGGGCATGACGTCGCGCTGTGGAAGCGCCTCAACGAAGAGCTCGAGATCGGTGGCCTCGCCCTGTCCGAGCAGTGGGGCGGCAGTGGCTTCGGGCTGCCGGAGCTCGCCGTCCTGCTCGAGGAGGTGGGGGCCGCGTTGCTGCCCGACCCGGTGCTCAGCTCGGCCGTCCTGGGGGTCCGCGCGCTCACCCTCGCTGACGAGGTGGACCGCGACCTCCTCGCTGCGACCGTGGCCGGCTCCGTCGTGGTGACCGTGGCTGATCTCGACACGCCGTGCGTCCCGGTGGCGACGTTGAGTGGTGACGGGGCGGTGCGGGTCACGGGCCGCGTGGAGCGCGTCGTCCACGGAGCGCTCGCGCAGCACCTCGTGACCGCGGTCGACGTCGAGGGGGAGCACGTGATCGCCCTGGTGGACCTTGCGGCTGCCGGTGTCACCGTGGTGCCGCGCACCGTCGTGGACCTGACCCGCAGGCAGGCCGACGTCGAACTCGAGGGGGTGGAGGCTCGGGTGCTCGTCGGGTCCGGACGCGCGGGATCGGTGGCACGCCGCCTGGGCCTGCTGCGCAAGGTCGCCGTCGCCTCGGAGCAGTCCGGCGCCGTCTCGCACCTGTTGGACCTGGTGGTCGAGTACGTCACCCAGCGTGAGCAGTTCTCCCGCCCGATCGGATCGTTCCAAGCGGTCAAGCACCGTCTCGCCGACGTCCTCGTCGACCGCGAGCGCGCCCTGTCCGCCTCGCGCTACGCCGCCGCCGTGCTGGAGCAGGCGATGGAGGACGACGAGGTGCCCGACGACGTCGAGCTGGCTGTCGAGGTGGCCGCCGTCGTCTGCCAGGACGCCTTCGTCCGGACTGCCCACGAGGCCGTCCAACTCCACGGCGGCATCGGCTTCACCTGGGAGCACCGCGCCCACTACTACGTGCGCCGCGCTCTGGGTGACGAAGGACTGGGGGGCGGCTCCGCCCGAGGTCGTGCGCGCGTGGCCGCACTCGTCGAGGTCTGA